In the genome of Monodelphis domestica isolate mMonDom1 chromosome 2, mMonDom1.pri, whole genome shotgun sequence, one region contains:
- the LOC100017736 gene encoding transcription factor CP2-like protein 1 isoform X1, which produces MLLWHNQPEHLWPSPGELYPCPTSSLLRESLALPYLKQEDPSSISTSDMHCPVFQYVLCAVTSPAVKQHEETLTYLNQGQSYEVRMLCNPKLGDVSQWPRLLKSVVRVVFHDRRLQYTEQQQLEGWRWSRPGDRILDIDVPLSVGVVEPQVLPSFLNTVEFLWDPAKRTSLFLQVNCISTEFTPRKNGGEKGVPFRIQIDTFKPGDKGMTTEHLHSASCLVKVFKPKGADRKQKTDREKIEKQPPQEREKYQPAYETTVFTECSPWPETSTCLHGSPSPPGLTSPHSFKFLTPERICSSSPFSLDSSVDSPAEALSPGASISETQQWLHRHRFSGYCRMLVNFNGADLLKLSRQDLIQICGAADGIRLSNILKARPIRPRLTLYVSSEALKPGNETPRNPDSGSYQQVYLEELSTVELTGKLAELLSLPANQIYRLFREGPTGIHVLISDLVVQNLVDESYFVAVVKKESRWLPLVSELGSQ; this is translated from the exons AGAGTCTCTGGCACTGCCTTACCTGAAGCAGGAGGACCCGTCCAGCATTTCTACCTCAGACATGCACTGTCCCGTCTTCCAGTATGTCCTCTGTGCTGTCACCTCTCCTGCTGTCAAGCAACATGAGGAGACCCTCACCTACCTGAACCAGG GGCAATCCTACGAGGTCCGCATGCTCTGTAACCCCAAACTGGGCGATGTTTCCCAGTGGCCTCGCCTGCTGAAG AGTGTGGTACGTGTGGTTTTCCACGACCGCCGCCTGCAGTACACCGAACAACAGCAGCTAGAGGGCTGGCGGTGGAGTCGTCCGGGGGACAGGATACTGGATATCG ACGTGCCCCTATCGGTGGGGGTGGTGGAGCCCCAGGTACTGCCCTCCTTCCTTAACACGGTGGAGTTTCTGTGGGACCCTGCCAAGAGGACATCTCTCTTTTTGCAG GTTAATTGCATCAGTACAGAGTTCACTCCTCGGAAGAATGGTGGGGAGAAGGGGGTCCCATTCCGCATCCAGATCGACACCTTCAAACCAGGTGACAAGGGAATGACCACAGAGCATCTGCACTCAGCCAGCTGCCTTGTAAAAGTCTTCAAG CCTAAAGGGGCTGATCGGAAGCAgaaaacagacagagagaagattgAGAAGCAGCCAccacaagagagagagaagtaccAGCCAGCTTATGAGACCACTGTCTTTACAGAG TGTTCACCATGGCCTGAGACCTCCACTTGTCTTCATGGTTCTCCCAGCCCTCCTGGCCTGACTTCTCCCCATTCTTTCAAGTTCCTGACCCCAGAGAG GatctgttcctcctcacccttCTCCCTGGACAGCTCAGTGGACAGCCCCGCCGAG GCTCTCAGCCCTGGGGCTTCTATCTCAGAGACACAGCAGTGGTTACACCGTCATCGCTTCTCTGGCTACTGTAGGATGTTGGTCAACTTCAATG GTGCAGATCTGCTCAAACTCTCTCGTCAGGACCTCATCCAGATCTGTGGAGCAGCTGATGGGATCCGTCTCTCCAACATCCTGAAGGCCAG GCCCATTCGTCCTCGGCTTACCTTGTATGTATCTTCAGAGGCCCTGAAGCCGGGAAATGAGACCCCACGGAATCCAGATTCAG GGTCTTACCAACAGGTGTATCTGGAGGAGCTCAGCACTGTTGAACTGACTGGAAAACTGGCTGAACTCCTGTCTCTCCCAGCCAATCAAATCTACCGTCTCTTTCGAGAAGGCCCTACTGGCATCCATGTACTCATCAGTGACCTG GTCGTCCAGAATCTGGTAGATGAATCCTATTTTGTGGCTGTGGTGAAGAAAG AATCCAGATGGCTACCACTTGTTTCTGAGTTAGGCTCTCAATAG
- the LOC100017736 gene encoding transcription factor CP2-like protein 1 isoform X2, giving the protein MLLWHNQPEHLWPSPGELYPCPTSSLLRESLALPYLKQEDPSSISTSDMHCPVFQYVLCAVTSPAVKQHEETLTYLNQGQSYEVRMLCNPKLGDVSQWPRLLKSVVRVVFHDRRLQYTEQQQLEGWRWSRPGDRILDIDVPLSVGVVEPQVLPSFLNTVEFLWDPAKRTSLFLQVNCISTEFTPRKNGGEKGVPFRIQIDTFKPGDKGMTTEHLHSASCLVKVFKPKGADRKQKTDREKIEKQPPQEREKYQPAYETTVFTECSPWPETSTCLHGSPSPPGLTSPHSFKFLTPERICSSSPFSLDSSVDSPAEALSPGASISETQQWLHRHRFSGYCRMLVNFNGADLLKLSRQDLIQICGAADGIRLSNILKARPIRPRLTLYVSSEALKPGNETPRNPDSGSYQQVYLEELSTVELTGKLAELLSLPANQIYRLFREGPTGIHVLISDLVVQNLVDESYFVAVVKKVQNPDGYHLFLS; this is encoded by the exons AGAGTCTCTGGCACTGCCTTACCTGAAGCAGGAGGACCCGTCCAGCATTTCTACCTCAGACATGCACTGTCCCGTCTTCCAGTATGTCCTCTGTGCTGTCACCTCTCCTGCTGTCAAGCAACATGAGGAGACCCTCACCTACCTGAACCAGG GGCAATCCTACGAGGTCCGCATGCTCTGTAACCCCAAACTGGGCGATGTTTCCCAGTGGCCTCGCCTGCTGAAG AGTGTGGTACGTGTGGTTTTCCACGACCGCCGCCTGCAGTACACCGAACAACAGCAGCTAGAGGGCTGGCGGTGGAGTCGTCCGGGGGACAGGATACTGGATATCG ACGTGCCCCTATCGGTGGGGGTGGTGGAGCCCCAGGTACTGCCCTCCTTCCTTAACACGGTGGAGTTTCTGTGGGACCCTGCCAAGAGGACATCTCTCTTTTTGCAG GTTAATTGCATCAGTACAGAGTTCACTCCTCGGAAGAATGGTGGGGAGAAGGGGGTCCCATTCCGCATCCAGATCGACACCTTCAAACCAGGTGACAAGGGAATGACCACAGAGCATCTGCACTCAGCCAGCTGCCTTGTAAAAGTCTTCAAG CCTAAAGGGGCTGATCGGAAGCAgaaaacagacagagagaagattgAGAAGCAGCCAccacaagagagagagaagtaccAGCCAGCTTATGAGACCACTGTCTTTACAGAG TGTTCACCATGGCCTGAGACCTCCACTTGTCTTCATGGTTCTCCCAGCCCTCCTGGCCTGACTTCTCCCCATTCTTTCAAGTTCCTGACCCCAGAGAG GatctgttcctcctcacccttCTCCCTGGACAGCTCAGTGGACAGCCCCGCCGAG GCTCTCAGCCCTGGGGCTTCTATCTCAGAGACACAGCAGTGGTTACACCGTCATCGCTTCTCTGGCTACTGTAGGATGTTGGTCAACTTCAATG GTGCAGATCTGCTCAAACTCTCTCGTCAGGACCTCATCCAGATCTGTGGAGCAGCTGATGGGATCCGTCTCTCCAACATCCTGAAGGCCAG GCCCATTCGTCCTCGGCTTACCTTGTATGTATCTTCAGAGGCCCTGAAGCCGGGAAATGAGACCCCACGGAATCCAGATTCAG GGTCTTACCAACAGGTGTATCTGGAGGAGCTCAGCACTGTTGAACTGACTGGAAAACTGGCTGAACTCCTGTCTCTCCCAGCCAATCAAATCTACCGTCTCTTTCGAGAAGGCCCTACTGGCATCCATGTACTCATCAGTGACCTG GTCGTCCAGAATCTGGTAGATGAATCCTATTTTGTGGCTGTGGTGAAGAAAG tACAGAATCCAGATGGCTACCACTTGTTTCTGAGTTAG